The segment TGTTTTGAAAAATATAATGGCATACAATGAAGCTCGAATTAATGCCGTTATTAAAAATATCGAAGCAATCACAGTGGTGGTAAAAAATATGGCTACAGATAATCAGGAGAATATAAATCAACTACTTGCCAATTTAAAGGATGTTTCCCAGACGTTGAAAGAGCAAACACCCCAGATAGCTGGAAAAGTAAACAGTATAACGGGTAATATAGACGACCTTGTGACAGGATCCAAAGGTAATCTTGAGGATTCTATTAAAAATATAAAAACTGTTACCGCAAAGCTAGAAAAAACTGTTGATAATATCAACAGCATAACAGATAAAATCAATAAAGGTGAAGGGACAATTGGTAAACTTATAAATGATAATCAGACCGTGGATAATTTAAACGAAACACTTAAAGGGGTTAGAAACCTATTTACTAAGATGGATGAATTTAAGTTTTATCTTAACTTTGAAGGGGAAAAATTGATGGATACAGGGGAGACAAAGGGGTATTTTAAACTAAAAATACAGCCAAGACCTGATAAGTATTATCTCCTTGGTCTTGCTTCAAATCCTGATGGCAAGTCCACAACTACCCATACTACATGGAGCGGTACATCTCCATATGGTTCCACAAGTAGCGGCGGTACTTATGTTGAAACCAAAAGGAAGGAGAATTCCATCACCTTCATTGCCCAATATGCCAAGAGATTTATGGATATGGTGGATTTAAGGATAGGGCTTATGGAGTCTGAATTTGGGGTTGGTGCAGATTATTTTCCTTTTAACAAAGGGAAGAATGCCGAAAAATATAAGGATAAGTTTGTGGTATCATTTGATGCCTATGATTTCAGTACGAAATCGTCCCCACGGGATCCACATCTCAAAGTAAAAGGGCAATATAATTTTACAAAAAATCTCTATGTAAATGCTGGTTATGATGATTTTCTTAATAAAGATACAAGGTCAACCTTTGTGGGTGCAGGGCTTATATTCCTTGATGATGATCTTAAATATCTGTTGGGTAAGATACCATCTATTCCGGGTAATTAGAGTATGATCAATATCGGAATCTCCCCCTGTCCAAACGATATATTCATTTTTGGCCCAATAATGCGGGGTATTATAAAAACCGATTTAAGGTTTGATTTTTGTCTTGATGATGTGGAAAATCTAAATAGATCAGCTATCGATGGGCTTTTTGATGTGGTAAAAGTATCCTATGGTGTTTTGCCCCATATAATTTTCAGGTATAAAATTTTGACCTGTGGGGGGGCTTTGGGATATAAAAATGGACCAGTTGTGGTGTCAAAAAAATATAATTCCATCGATAAATTAACTGGTAAAAAAATAGCGGTTCCAGGGGTTAATACGACGGCTTTTCTCCTTTTTAAGACGTTTTTTGGTGAATTGTTCCATTTTATTGAAATGAGATTTGATAAAATATTAGATGCGATAGATTCAGATATGGTGGATGCAGGTATTATAATACATGAGGGGCGATTTGTTTATCAAAATCTTGGTCTGACACTCCTTTCTGATCTTGGGGAATTGTGGGAAGAGAGATTTTCTTTGCCCATACCTCTGGGGGCTATTGCAATAAAAAATGAAATTTTAGATATATCTGACAGTATAAAGGGTTTAATTAAGGACTCTATTGGGTACTCTTTTGGGCATTTTGGGGATTCCAAAGAATTTTGTAAAAAATATTCACAGGAATTAGATGATACTGTTCTTGAAAATCATATCACATACTTTGTGAATGAGTATTCCATGGATATGTCAGGTATAGCACCTGCCCTTGCAAAAGTTTTGAATATTCCAGAGAATATTTTTATTTAGATGTATTATTGGCTTATCTGGTACACGATTTTTTATTGTATAATCCATAGTATAATGGCGGAGCCTAAAATTTTAAAGAGGTATTATTATAGATGGTGGTATCGAGGGTTTTATGTTTTTACATCCATAATTCTTCTTTTTCCTTTATGGTATATTTATCTGAATATTGATGATAAATACTTATTTAATCCTTCGCTATGGGGTAAACTGTTTCTTTATTTTATCTCTGGTTTTGGAATTTTTTGGGGCTATCTAACTTCAAAAGAATACGACAATAAAAGTTTTCTTGGGATGGATCAGATTAAAAGATTTTTTAAAGATAAAGTTCATATTCATACAGATAATACTTTTTTTAAGACTGATGGTGTTCTTGGAATTATGAGGCATCCTTATTATTTTGCAGGTCTTTTGATACTTTGGGGTAGGACTTTAAAGATAAAAGATTTAATTATAAATATAATCTTTACTTTTTATTTCATTTTCGGAGCTCTAAATGAAGAGAGAAAATTAATAGAATTATACGGAGAAAAGTATACTGAATATAAAAGAAAAGTCCCAATGTTATTTCCAAATCTAAGAACTATTTTTCATAAAATTAAAAACAATTAATCGTCGTAGGGGGCAGACCTGCGTGTCTGCCCTTATAATGTGTATGGTGGCGAATATAAATTAGGGGCGAACACACAGGTTCGCCCCTACGTATTGTTTAGGGGTTAAACGTTGAAAAGTTAAAACGTTAGAACGTTAGAACGTTAGAACGTTAAAACGTTAGAACGTTGAAACGTTGAACGTTGAACTTTGAACATTGAACATTGAACTTTGAACATTGAACCTTGAACCTTGAACATTTTATCATTTGACAATTTATCATATTAGACTATAATTATTTACATAAAGTATTATCATCTGGAGCAAATAATGAAAAAACTGCCAATAGGGATACAGAATCTTAGGGAAATAATTGAAGATAAGTATATTTATATTGATAAGACTGAAGAAGCCTATCAGCTTGTGTCTAACTATAAGTACGTTTTCCTCTCTCGCCCCCGCAGGTTTGGTAAGTCATTATTTGTTGATACATTAAAAGAGTTGTTTGAAGGAAATAAGAAGCTTTTTGAAGGATTATACATTTACGACAAATGGAACTGGGATGAAAAATACCCTGTTATTAAGATTAGCTGGGCAGGAGATCTTACTACTCTTGAAAGAGTAGAAGATAGGGCGATTGATATTTTTAAAACTAACCAGAGATTACTTGGGATTGAATGCCAAAATATTAATAATCCTTCCTCTTGTTTTAACGAGCTGATACAAAAAGCTTATGAAAAATATAATCAAAAAGTTGTCATTCTCATAGATGAATACGATAAGCCTATATTGGATGTGATTGAGAATGTTGAGCAGGCAAAAATAAACAGAGGATTTTTAAGAAGTCTATATTCAATCATAAAAGATAATGATGCTTATATCCGCTTTGCCTTTCTCACAGGTGTGAGTAAATTTTCAAAGGCATCCATATTCAGTGGGCTTAATATGCTTACCGATATATCGCTTAATCCAAAATATGGTAATATATGTGGTTATACCCAGAGGGATATTGAGACGAGCTTTAAAGACTATTTTGTCGATGTGGATATGGAAAGCGTAAAAAGATGGTACAATGGGTATAATTTCTTAAAAGATAATGTTTATAATCCTTTTGATATTCTACAATTTATCAGTAATGGTCTTGTCTTTGACAACTACTGGTTTGAAACGGGGACACCATCTTTTTTGATAAAGCTTCTAAAAGAGAGGAGATATTTTTTGCCAAATTTTTCAAATATCGTTGTGGATAAGAAACTTCTTTCCAGCTTTGACGTAGAGAATATAGATCTTGAAGTGATCCTATTTCAGTCAGGTTATCTGACAATAGAGAAGGTAATTCAGACCCCCAGAAGTATAGGATACAAGCTTAAAATACCTAATCTTGAAGTCCAGATATCGTTAAATGATTATATACTTAGATACCTCTTTAACTATCGAGAATCTAATGATATTCAAAATCAGAGCTATGATGCATTTTACAATGGTGACCTTGATGTGATAAGAGATAATCTTACGACTCTTTTTTCATCGATTCCCTACACCAATTATACAAATAACGAACTAAAGCTATACGAAGGTTTTTATGCCAGTGTGGTATATGCATATCTTGTGTCTCTGGGTGTAGATTTAATAAATGAGGATGTGACAAATAAGGGTAGGATTGATTTAACTGTATTTGCGTCAGATAAAATATATATTATTGAATTTAAGGTGGATGGTGTAAAAGGTGAGGCCTTATCCCAGATAAAGCATAAGAACTACGCCCAGAAGTATCTGGATATGGGTAAAGATATTTACCTTGTGGGTATAGAATTTAGCTCAAGTGAGAGAAATATAGTAAATTTTGAATGGGAGAAGTTAGAACGTTGGAACGTTAAAACGTTGGAACGTTAAACGTTGAACATAGAACATTGAACATAGAACATTGAACATAGAACATTGAACATAGAACTTTGAACCTTGAACCTTGAACCTTGAACCTTGAACTTTGAACCTTGAACCTTGAACTTTGAACCTTGAACATTGAACTTTGAACCTTGAACCTTGAACTTTGAACATAGAAACTTGAACCTATTTTAGGGTGCAAAAAATGGGGGTGATGGCTGCAGACAAATATTTTCTTGCAAAAGGTTGTAAAAAGTTGTAAAATTAAAAAGCCATGTGTGATGGCTAAAAATTTTAAGGATAGCACTATGATAACAAAAAATTCAGTAATTAAAATCTGCTACAGTGCGAGAAGTTTGGAAGGGGAGCTCCTGGATGCCACACCAGCTAACGAACCCCTCACATTCAACATCGGCAAGGGTGAGCTACCCGAAGAGATTGAAAAAAATCTTTTAGGGCTTAAAGAGGGAGACAAAAAAAAGATTATCTTAACACCAGAAATGTTATTCGGTGATTGGATGGAGGAAAATGTTCTTATGATACCCAGGAGTCATATCCCTGATGATGACGGGCAGATACAGAAAAATAAGTTTATCGACCTGAGGGACAATGAAGGTAATATGTTTAGAGGGTTTGTGGTGGATATTACAGATGAAGGATATGTTATAGACTTTAATCACCCATTTGCGGGAAAAACTATTGAATACGATATCGAAATCATATCTGTAGAATGAAGAAAATTGATGTCAAAGTCCGATTAGAAAAAGATGCATCCCTTCCAGCATATGCCACAGATGGTGCTGCTGGAATGGATGTAAGGGCTATTGAGTCTGGTGAAATAAAGAAAAACGAAATAAAGCTTGTTAGAACTGGAATTTTTCTGGAAATCCCCGAAGGGTATGAAGCCCAGATCAGACCAAGAAGTGGTCTTGCCCTCAAACATGGGATTACAGTTTTAAATTCCCCGGGCACCATCGATTCTGACTACAGGGGTGAAATCTGCCTTATCCTTGCAAATTTTGGGAAAGAGGATTTTGTATTTCAGAAAGGTGAAAGACTTGCCCAGATTATTTTTTCTGAAGTTGTAAAGGCTGAATTTGTTCTGACAGATCAACTTGGAAAAACTGATAGAAATGAAGGAGGCTTTGGACACAGTGGCAGAAACTAAAGAGAAGATCTTTGTGTATGGGACGTTGAAAAAGGGTAAGCAGTTTAATTACCTATTGAACAAAGCTAAATTTATTGGTAATGCTGAAACAGTTGAAAGATACTCTTTATATTTTGACGGGATACCATATCTTGTGAAGTCTGATGAAGTTTCCCATGTAAAAGGTGAAGTGTATGAACTTGATTCAGAATTACTAAAAATGATAGATGAGTTTGAGGAGCATCCAAATTACTATGTAAGAGAAATGGTTAAAGTAAAGTTAACTGATGGAGAGGTCGTAAGTGTATGGGCATATTTTTTCCATGAAAAACGTGGAAAACTTATCGATAGTGGTGAATATTGAATTATTCCAGGAAATTATAACTACAAAAAACAAGCATCAAACATATCATTGACATTACCTTCTATTTTTAATACATTCCATAATTAAAACTACTGGAGGTTGTTTTGGGTAGAATTTTTTCTATATCTGTCAGTGAAAGGAAAGGGACTAAAAAAACAAATGTGGATACTGCCTTTATTAGAGAAGATTTTGGAATAGAAGGTGATGCCCATGCAGGTTTTATCCATAGACAGATTAGCTTTCTGGCAAAAGAGAGTATAGAAAAAATGGTAAAACTTGGGTTAAATGTAAAAAGTGGTGACTTTGCTGAGAATATTACAACAGAGGGGATCGACCTCTGTAAACTCAGAGTAGGGGATTCTATCTTAATAAATAATATCGATTTTGTTGTTTCCCAGATAGGTAAGATATGTCATCATCGCTGTGCCATCTATTATCAGGCAGGGGACTGTATAATGCCAAAAGAGGGGATATTTGCTATAGTAAGAGGTAGTGGTGAGATCAAGGTGGGGGATCCCATTATTATCAAGCCAAAAGAATCTTTGACTGTGGGTATTATTACGTTAAGCGATAAAGGTAGCAAAGGGGAACGGGAAGATATCACAGGAAGAGAGATTGAAAAATATATTAAAGCAAACTTTAAAACCTCTTTTATAAGAACCGAAATGATCCCGGATGAAAAAGATATTTTAGAAAATATGCTGGTGGATTTCTGTGATTTGCAGAGATTTGATCTCATAATAACAAATGGTTCAACCGGGGTTTCACCAAGAGATATTGCCCCAGATGTAACTTTAAAGGTTATAGAAAAGAGATTACCTGGTTTTGAGGAAGCTATGAGGATGGAGAGTTTCAAAAAAACTCCAAGGGCGCTTATTTCAAGAGCTGTTTGTGGATTTAGAAGGGGTAGTTTAATAATTAACGTTCCTGGAAGTCCAAAAGGGGCAATTGAGAATCTTCAGGTGGTTTCTCCTGCAATAGAGCATACCATAGAGAAGATTCAGGGTAGTACAGTTGACTGTGCTGTGAATTAGGGTGTTTTGATGAAACCTTTTTATGCTGCTATAGATGGTATAGATGGTTGTGGCAAAACAACTCAAATTAAGTTGCTTTCAGATTACCTTGCAGGATTAAATATCCCTTTTTACGTTACCAAAGAGCCTGGTGGTACAGATGTTGGGGGGATACTTCGGAAAATACTTATTTCAAAAGATTATCATGTTGAGCCGGAGACAGAGCTTTTGCTTTACTCGGCAGACAGACTGGAGCACCAGAAGAAAGTAGTCATACCGAATATGCATAAAGGTTATTCTGTGATTTCAGATAGATTTATATCATCCACCTATGCCTATCAGGTATTTGGAAGAGGACTTGACCGTAGTTTGCTCGATTTTTTAAGGAATATATCGGTATCAATTTATCCGGATTTGACGATTATTATAGATATTGAACCGTCTGTGGCTTTGGAGAGGGCTAAAAATAGGCTCAAAAAGCATGGTTTGATGGAAAAGGAGGGGAAATTTGAGTCCCTCAACATCGATTTTTATGCAAAGGTTAGGGATGGCTTCCTGTGGTATGCTGATAATTTCAGTAATGTGGTTGTCCTTGATGGTAATAAAAGTATTGAAAGTCTCTTTGGTGATATAAAAAATAGAATAAACGAGTTCATAAATGATATATGGGTTTGATAAATATATAAAGTATTTTGATGGCATCATTAAAAACAGACGTTTTGCAAACGGATATATCTTTTATGGAACGGAGGGGATAGGGAAAAAGCTTTTCGCAAAAGAGGTTGCAAGGGTAGCACTCTGTAAAAAAGGATCCTCTTTTAATGAAAATTGTGGCTGTGAATCCTGTATCTTAGTTAAAGCCGATAGCCATCCAGATTTGACTATCTACACAAATGAAGGTGAAAGTAGCTTTGGTATCGATGAGATTCGTGAAATATCCGAAGGCTCTTACATTTCATCATTTATGGGGGGGGATAAATTTTTTATACTGGACAATTTTCATCTATTAAAAAAGGAAGCGTGCAATGCTTTTTTGAAAACACTTGAAGAGCCTGGTGAAAATACAGTTTTTTTTCTGATAACAAGTCAACTGGATAGAATAATACCAACTATTAAGTCAAGATGTATACATTTAAGATTCAATAGATTGGGTAATGATGATATAATAAAAATTTTAAAAGAATTGGGTTATAGCGATGAGGTAATCAAAAATGTACTTGATATATCTGATGGATCTGTACTGTTTGCTTTAAAACATATAAAATATCTATTCCCTGATGAGTATGGCCGGGATAAAAAAGGTAAATTAAAGGGGATTAATGATAGTTTCAACTGGGACGACATTATGGAGCATGCATATAATATTTTAAAAATGGTTGAAAAAGATGATCTGAGATATTATATCTTATTCCTGCTTGGGAGAGTAATAGAGATATATAAACAGCGGAAAGAGTATAAATACTTAATTCTTTTTGATAATCTTATGGAGATATATAGAATGCTTGACTATAATGTAAACCTGCGTATACTAAGAGGGTATATTTTAACTAAAATTCATGGGGTTATAGGTGAAAAAATATAGAGCTACTGGTGTTGCTTTCAAAAAGGCTGGGAAAGTTTATGATTTTTTAACGAATGGTGTTGAATTGAAAGTTGGTGATTTTGCCATTGTTGAAACTGAAAAAGGGGAAGATATCGCTGTGGTGGTTTATCCTGATAGGGAGATAGAGGTTCCGGATGAACAGGTGATGAAAAATATTCTGAGAAAAGCCACTGAAGAAGATTTAAAGAGGGCTTCGGATAACCGAAAGGATGAGCCGGAGGCTTTTAAGGAATGTAAAAAGCTCGTTAAAGAACATGGACTTCCTATGAAGTTGCTAAGGGCTGAATATACACTTGATAGAAAAAAGTTGACTTTTTATTTTACTGCAGATGGTCGAATAGATTTTAGGCAGCTTGTGAAAGATCTGGCAAGGGTATTTAAAACAAGAATAGAGATGAGACAGGTGGGAATCAGGGATGCGACGAAGATCCTTGGTGGTTTTGGGATTTGCGGTAGAGACCTCTGTTGTGCGACTTTTTTGCGACATTTCGATAATATTTCAATAAAAATGGCAAAAGATCAGAATTTGTTGTTAAACCCTTCAAAAATCTCAGGTATCTGTGGAAGACTTATGTGTTGTCTTATGTATGAGAAAGATCTCTATGATGAACAGGTGGCAGACGGAACAGAGTTTGTAGAGCTTAAAGATATTATAGATGATAATACTGGAGGAAATATATGAATAAACCAACTTTTTACGTCACTACACCTATTTACTACGTAAATGACGTGCCTCATATCGGACATGCATATACCACCGTTGCTGCCGACGTAATTAGTAGATATAAGAGACTGTCGGGGTATGATGTTTTTTTTCTGACCGGTACCGATGAGCATGGTCAAAAGATAGAGATGGCGGCGGAAAAACAGGGGATTACTCCAAAACAACTGGCGGATAAAGTGGTGGAAAGGTTCAAAAATTTATGGATAAAGCTGAATATTTCTTACGATAAATTTATAAGAACAACGGATGATTATCATAAAAAGTCTGTCCAATACATTTTTAAAAAGATGATGGATAATGGGGATATCTATCAAGGGGAATATGAGGGGTGGTATTGTACCCCCTGTGAAACATATTGGACTGAGACGCAACTTCTGGATGGTAATTGCTGTCCTTCCTGTCGAAGAGAGACGACGAGATTAAAAGAGCCGAGCTATTTTTTTAAGATGTCAAAATATCAGGATGCACTTTTGAAGCATATTGAGGAGAATCCTGACTTTATAAAGCCTGCATCCAGAAGAAATGAGATTATATCTTTTATAAAAGAGGGTCTACGGGATCTTTCCGTTAGTCGTGTCTCTTTTAAATGGGGTGTACAGGTTCCTGATGATCCAAAACATGTGATATATGTATGGATTGACGCACTTACCAATTATATATCTGCCCTTGGTTATCCAAACGAAGATGATCTTTTTGGTAAATACTGGCCTGCGGATTTCCATATCGTGGGTAAAGATATATTACGTTTTCATACCGTTTACTGGCCCACCATGCTTATGAGTATTGGGGTACCGCTTCCAAAATCTGTCTTTGCACATGGGTGGTGGACTGTGGAGGGACAGAAGATGTCAAAATCGCTTGGAAATGCTATTGATCCAAACTGGCTTGT is part of the Calditerrivibrio nitroreducens DSM 19672 genome and harbors:
- a CDS encoding DNA polymerase III subunit delta', whose protein sequence is MIYGFDKYIKYFDGIIKNRRFANGYIFYGTEGIGKKLFAKEVARVALCKKGSSFNENCGCESCILVKADSHPDLTIYTNEGESSFGIDEIREISEGSYISSFMGGDKFFILDNFHLLKKEACNAFLKTLEEPGENTVFFLITSQLDRIIPTIKSRCIHLRFNRLGNDDIIKILKELGYSDEVIKNVLDISDGSVLFALKHIKYLFPDEYGRDKKGKLKGINDSFNWDDIMEHAYNILKMVEKDDLRYYILFLLGRVIEIYKQRKEYKYLILFDNLMEIYRMLDYNVNLRILRGYILTKIHGVIGEKI
- a CDS encoding PSP1 domain-containing protein; translation: MKKYRATGVAFKKAGKVYDFLTNGVELKVGDFAIVETEKGEDIAVVVYPDREIEVPDEQVMKNILRKATEEDLKRASDNRKDEPEAFKECKKLVKEHGLPMKLLRAEYTLDRKKLTFYFTADGRIDFRQLVKDLARVFKTRIEMRQVGIRDATKILGGFGICGRDLCCATFLRHFDNISIKMAKDQNLLLNPSKISGICGRLMCCLMYEKDLYDEQVADGTEFVELKDIIDDNTGGNI
- a CDS encoding methyltransferase family protein, which encodes MAEPKILKRYYYRWWYRGFYVFTSIILLFPLWYIYLNIDDKYLFNPSLWGKLFLYFISGFGIFWGYLTSKEYDNKSFLGMDQIKRFFKDKVHIHTDNTFFKTDGVLGIMRHPYYFAGLLILWGRTLKIKDLIINIIFTFYFIFGALNEERKLIELYGEKYTEYKRKVPMLFPNLRTIFHKIKNN
- a CDS encoding MlaD family protein, which produces MKLGLEAKVGFFVIVSLIVLGYMTTKVGDFNFGKDKGYSIKAVLNNASGLNTDAPVKFKGVNVGKVKNISLEDGKVVAEMLIEDKYKIPAKVRVIVRSSGFLGEKYAELEELPEQTGEYLAAGSIVKDTKDVTDFDQLGNKLGDIADDIKAITSSLRDVLATTEGKENMKVTLDNIRQTTDVLKNIMAYNEARINAVIKNIEAITVVVKNMATDNQENINQLLANLKDVSQTLKEQTPQIAGKVNSITGNIDDLVTGSKGNLEDSIKNIKTVTAKLEKTVDNINSITDKINKGEGTIGKLINDNQTVDNLNETLKGVRNLFTKMDEFKFYLNFEGEKLMDTGETKGYFKLKIQPRPDKYYLLGLASNPDGKSTTTHTTWSGTSPYGSTSSGGTYVETKRKENSITFIAQYAKRFMDMVDLRIGLMESEFGVGADYFPFNKGKNAEKYKDKFVVSFDAYDFSTKSSPRDPHLKVKGQYNFTKNLYVNAGYDDFLNKDTRSTFVGAGLIFLDDDLKYLLGKIPSIPGN
- a CDS encoding MOSC domain-containing protein, with the protein product MGRIFSISVSERKGTKKTNVDTAFIREDFGIEGDAHAGFIHRQISFLAKESIEKMVKLGLNVKSGDFAENITTEGIDLCKLRVGDSILINNIDFVVSQIGKICHHRCAIYYQAGDCIMPKEGIFAIVRGSGEIKVGDPIIIKPKESLTVGIITLSDKGSKGEREDITGREIEKYIKANFKTSFIRTEMIPDEKDILENMLVDFCDLQRFDLIITNGSTGVSPRDIAPDVTLKVIEKRLPGFEEAMRMESFKKTPRALISRAVCGFRRGSLIINVPGSPKGAIENLQVVSPAIEHTIEKIQGSTVDCAVN
- a CDS encoding gamma-glutamylcyclotransferase family protein, producing MAETKEKIFVYGTLKKGKQFNYLLNKAKFIGNAETVERYSLYFDGIPYLVKSDEVSHVKGEVYELDSELLKMIDEFEEHPNYYVREMVKVKLTDGEVVSVWAYFFHEKRGKLIDSGEY
- a CDS encoding ATP-binding protein — encoded protein: MKKLPIGIQNLREIIEDKYIYIDKTEEAYQLVSNYKYVFLSRPRRFGKSLFVDTLKELFEGNKKLFEGLYIYDKWNWDEKYPVIKISWAGDLTTLERVEDRAIDIFKTNQRLLGIECQNINNPSSCFNELIQKAYEKYNQKVVILIDEYDKPILDVIENVEQAKINRGFLRSLYSIIKDNDAYIRFAFLTGVSKFSKASIFSGLNMLTDISLNPKYGNICGYTQRDIETSFKDYFVDVDMESVKRWYNGYNFLKDNVYNPFDILQFISNGLVFDNYWFETGTPSFLIKLLKERRYFLPNFSNIVVDKKLLSSFDVENIDLEVILFQSGYLTIEKVIQTPRSIGYKLKIPNLEVQISLNDYILRYLFNYRESNDIQNQSYDAFYNGDLDVIRDNLTTLFSSIPYTNYTNNELKLYEGFYASVVYAYLVSLGVDLINEDVTNKGRIDLTVFASDKIYIIEFKVDGVKGEALSQIKHKNYAQKYLDMGKDIYLVGIEFSSSERNIVNFEWEKLERWNVKTLER
- the tmk gene encoding dTMP kinase: MKPFYAAIDGIDGCGKTTQIKLLSDYLAGLNIPFYVTKEPGGTDVGGILRKILISKDYHVEPETELLLYSADRLEHQKKVVIPNMHKGYSVISDRFISSTYAYQVFGRGLDRSLLDFLRNISVSIYPDLTIIIDIEPSVALERAKNRLKKHGLMEKEGKFESLNIDFYAKVRDGFLWYADNFSNVVVLDGNKSIESLFGDIKNRINEFINDIWV
- a CDS encoding 1,4-dihydroxy-6-naphthoate synthase; amino-acid sequence: MINIGISPCPNDIFIFGPIMRGIIKTDLRFDFCLDDVENLNRSAIDGLFDVVKVSYGVLPHIIFRYKILTCGGALGYKNGPVVVSKKYNSIDKLTGKKIAVPGVNTTAFLLFKTFFGELFHFIEMRFDKILDAIDSDMVDAGIIIHEGRFVYQNLGLTLLSDLGELWEERFSLPIPLGAIAIKNEILDISDSIKGLIKDSIGYSFGHFGDSKEFCKKYSQELDDTVLENHITYFVNEYSMDMSGIAPALAKVLNIPENIFI
- the dut gene encoding dUTP diphosphatase, giving the protein MKKIDVKVRLEKDASLPAYATDGAAGMDVRAIESGEIKKNEIKLVRTGIFLEIPEGYEAQIRPRSGLALKHGITVLNSPGTIDSDYRGEICLILANFGKEDFVFQKGERLAQIIFSEVVKAEFVLTDQLGKTDRNEGGFGHSGRN
- a CDS encoding FKBP-type peptidyl-prolyl cis-trans isomerase is translated as MAKNFKDSTMITKNSVIKICYSARSLEGELLDATPANEPLTFNIGKGELPEEIEKNLLGLKEGDKKKIILTPEMLFGDWMEENVLMIPRSHIPDDDGQIQKNKFIDLRDNEGNMFRGFVVDITDEGYVIDFNHPFAGKTIEYDIEIISVE